In a single window of the Bacillus clarus genome:
- a CDS encoding methionine ABC transporter ATP-binding protein, which yields MISFNNVSKVYEAGGQSVHAVEDVTLSVEKGEIFGIIGFSGAGKSTLLRLVNMLERPTAGTISIDDKDITSLSTKELRKLRQSIGMIFQSFNLFNSRTVFGNIAYPLKLAKLPKNEIKDRVNELLKFVGLEDKANYYPEQLSGGQKQRVGIARALATSPDILICDEATSALDPETTTEILNLLKKVNREYNLTILLITHEMHVVKEICHRVAVMEKGKVIEEGSLFDVFTKPKTKTTQNFVRSVINDHLPESVLAKIQNGGQIYRLTFTGEETGQPVLSYIAKNYNVDVNVLYGNIIELQNVLFGNLLVELQGEQREIQKALQHLRLQVQLKEVEAHAS from the coding sequence ATGATTTCTTTTAACAATGTAAGTAAAGTATATGAAGCAGGTGGGCAATCTGTTCATGCGGTGGAGGATGTAACGCTGTCAGTTGAAAAGGGCGAAATTTTTGGCATTATCGGATTTAGTGGTGCTGGAAAGAGTACGTTATTACGTCTAGTAAATATGTTAGAAAGACCAACTGCGGGAACGATCTCAATAGATGATAAAGATATTACATCATTATCGACGAAAGAGTTACGGAAACTAAGACAAAGCATCGGAATGATTTTCCAAAGTTTTAATCTATTTAATTCAAGAACAGTGTTTGGGAACATTGCTTATCCATTAAAGTTAGCGAAATTGCCAAAGAATGAGATAAAAGATAGAGTGAATGAACTACTGAAATTTGTTGGTTTAGAAGATAAAGCAAACTATTATCCAGAGCAACTATCAGGCGGACAAAAGCAACGTGTTGGGATTGCAAGAGCGCTTGCGACATCACCGGATATTCTCATATGTGATGAGGCAACATCAGCTTTAGATCCGGAAACAACAACAGAAATTTTAAATTTATTAAAGAAAGTAAATAGAGAGTACAATTTAACGATTCTACTTATTACACATGAAATGCACGTTGTGAAAGAAATTTGTCACCGTGTAGCCGTTATGGAAAAAGGAAAAGTCATCGAAGAAGGATCATTATTCGATGTCTTTACAAAACCTAAAACGAAGACAACTCAAAATTTTGTACGCTCTGTTATTAATGATCACTTACCAGAAAGTGTTCTAGCGAAAATTCAAAACGGAGGTCAGATTTATCGCCTGACTTTTACTGGGGAAGAGACAGGGCAGCCTGTACTATCATATATTGCGAAAAATTATAATGTCGATGTAAATGTTCTTTACGGAAATATTATTGAACTCCAAAATGTTTTATTTGGAAACCTTCTTGTAGAACTACAAGGTGAACAAAGAGAAATTCAAAAAGCACTACAACATCTAAGATTGCAAGTGCAGTTGAAGGAGGTAGAAGCTCATGCGAGTTGA
- a CDS encoding methionine ABC transporter permease, whose protein sequence is MRVDWSIFWPRILDATGETLLMVIVTLIFATILGIPLGLLLYVTRKGNFLENKWVFSILNIIINTIRPVPFIIFLVALSPITRSVIGTTIGTAAAIFPMTLVASIGIARMVETNLVSVPKGVIEAAQAMGASPLRIVFEILVPEALAPLILGVTFMTVGLIEFSAVAGLVGGGGLGDLAMTYGYQRFDTSVMFVTVALLIILVQLAQNLGNYFAKVFLRRS, encoded by the coding sequence ATGCGAGTTGATTGGAGTATATTTTGGCCTCGCATATTAGATGCGACAGGGGAAACCCTCTTAATGGTAATTGTAACCCTTATATTTGCTACAATACTTGGTATACCTCTAGGTTTACTTTTATATGTAACACGCAAAGGGAACTTTTTAGAAAATAAATGGGTCTTTTCTATTCTTAATATCATTATTAATACGATTCGTCCGGTTCCATTCATTATCTTTTTAGTAGCTTTAAGTCCGATAACAAGAAGTGTTATTGGAACGACGATTGGAACAGCAGCAGCAATCTTTCCAATGACGTTAGTTGCTTCAATTGGTATTGCTAGAATGGTTGAAACAAACCTTGTTTCTGTTCCGAAAGGAGTAATTGAAGCTGCACAAGCAATGGGTGCTTCACCACTTAGAATTGTTTTTGAAATTCTCGTGCCAGAAGCGTTAGCACCATTGATCTTGGGAGTTACGTTTATGACAGTTGGTTTAATTGAATTTTCTGCAGTCGCAGGACTTGTCGGTGGTGGAGGTCTTGGCGACTTAGCAATGACATATGGCTATCAACGCTTTGATACATCAGTTATGTTTGTAACGGTTGCTTTACTTATTATTCTTGTACAGTTAGCTCAAAATTTAGGGAACTACTTTGCGAAAGTCTTTTTACGTAGATCATAA
- a CDS encoding HXXEE domain-containing protein, whose product MMKTSSTRHCTIHTLWLIPFLFFIHNLEEAFQMPQYLANQFSIHFIDNKQFIIAITILTSFVLLIVILYQLQIISSIYWIIFIQGAIFFNSVQHIILFVIYRSYNPGVISASIIILFSIFLFSSKKKRFIHKKRLAITLIFSLLSYPIIIWITLLFASCFH is encoded by the coding sequence TTGATGAAAACATCCTCTACAAGACATTGCACAATTCATACACTCTGGCTAATCCCCTTTTTATTTTTCATTCACAACCTTGAAGAGGCTTTTCAGATGCCACAATACCTTGCTAATCAATTTTCGATTCATTTTATAGACAATAAACAATTTATCATCGCAATTACTATATTAACAAGCTTTGTCCTACTCATAGTCATTCTATACCAATTACAAATTATCTCTTCTATTTACTGGATTATTTTTATACAAGGAGCCATTTTCTTTAACTCTGTTCAACATATTATTTTATTTGTTATTTATCGTTCTTATAATCCTGGAGTAATATCAGCATCTATCATTATCCTATTTTCTATTTTCTTATTTTCATCTAAAAAAAAACGATTCATCCATAAAAAGAGATTAGCAATTACACTCATTTTCAGTTTACTTTCTTACCCAATCATAATTTGGATTACCTTACTATTCGCTAGCTGCTTTCATTAA
- a CDS encoding MetQ/NlpA family ABC transporter substrate-binding protein produces MKKILAFALSAIVGISALSGCSGGDKGAEAKEKVVRVGVTGTDGDAWEILKKKAEKEGIKIKLVEFSDYTTPNKALADGDIELNSFQHIAFLEQFKKEHKLDITAVGTTQIAPMGLYSEKYKKANEIPDGSEIAIPNDPTNQARALKLLDAAGILKLKKDFGLFGDPSGIAENPKKLKITPVIAQQTPRVLKDVAASVINNGVAGQAGLDPAKDPIFLEDPKNENAKPYINIFAARTKDKNDPTLKKVIELYHSKEVTDAIKKETNDGSISVDLSLDELAKIVK; encoded by the coding sequence ATGAAGAAAATATTAGCATTTGCATTATCAGCGATTGTAGGAATTTCAGCTTTAAGCGGCTGCTCAGGTGGAGACAAAGGTGCTGAAGCGAAAGAGAAAGTAGTTCGCGTCGGTGTAACTGGAACAGATGGAGACGCTTGGGAAATTTTAAAGAAAAAAGCTGAAAAAGAAGGAATTAAAATTAAACTGGTTGAGTTCTCTGATTACACAACGCCAAATAAGGCGTTAGCTGATGGAGATATTGAACTAAACTCATTCCAGCATATTGCTTTCTTAGAGCAATTTAAAAAGGAGCATAAGTTAGATATTACAGCTGTTGGTACAACACAAATAGCACCGATGGGCTTATACTCTGAAAAATATAAGAAAGCAAATGAAATCCCAGATGGTTCAGAAATTGCTATTCCAAATGATCCAACGAACCAAGCACGTGCATTAAAACTTCTTGATGCAGCTGGAATATTAAAGCTTAAGAAGGATTTCGGTCTATTTGGAGATCCAAGTGGTATCGCTGAAAATCCGAAGAAATTAAAAATTACACCGGTTATCGCACAGCAAACACCTCGTGTATTAAAAGATGTAGCAGCTTCAGTTATTAATAACGGTGTTGCTGGTCAAGCTGGATTAGATCCAGCGAAGGATCCTATTTTCTTAGAAGATCCAAAGAATGAAAATGCGAAGCCATATATTAATATTTTCGCAGCTCGTACGAAAGATAAAAATGATCCAACGCTGAAAAAAGTAATTGAATTATACCATTCAAAAGAAGTAACAGATGCAATTAAGAAAGAAACAAATGATGGTTCAATTTCAGTAGATCTTTCACTCGATGAGCTTGCAAAAATCGTAAAATAA
- a CDS encoding DUF3926 domain-containing protein, protein MHDELLRRIIRTKIKVGMRVLEELPSPIQQSAKHILNILQEELAAHPTEQTHPEDNLKSIIIE, encoded by the coding sequence ATGCATGATGAACTACTCCGGAGAATAATTCGTACAAAAATAAAGGTCGGTATGCGAGTATTAGAAGAGCTACCGAGTCCGATTCAGCAATCAGCTAAACACATACTAAATATTTTGCAAGAGGAGCTCGCTGCTCATCCGACAGAACAAACGCATCCTGAAGATAATTTAAAAAGTATTATAATTGAATAA